The uncultured Trichococcus sp. DNA window TGTATGGCTTTTATTTGATAGACAAAGTCTACCACCACAGCCACGGCCTGAAAAGCACACGATTCCGAACAGGATTGACAGGGAAAACCGAACAGCAGGTTGGTTGGCTTGGATGCTGGAGTCCCCACGGAATAAGATGAATAACGGCCAAGTATCCATGTTTCTGCGACAACAGAGTCGACTAGCGATGAGATGCCCCCTAATAATATTTAGCTCAAGAAAAAAAGAGCGGAAGACAGGATTTCCCCCCCCTGCTTTCCGTTCCTTTTCAGACGTTATACGTTAACGCCAACTTTAACTTTTTGATCAACCAATTTTTTTGCCTGTGCAACGATGTTTGCCACGGTCAACCCGTACTGTTCCTTCAAATAATCCGCCTTCCCGACTTGCCCGAAAGCTTCGCGGACGCCGACGCGATATTGCAAGGTCGGCTTCAGTTCAGCCAAGGTTTCGGCTACCGCACTTCCGATACCGCCGATGACATTGTGGTTCTCGGCAGTCACGATTGCGCCCGTTTCAGCAGCCTTCAGTAAAGCCGCTTCATTCACCGGTTTAACCCGGTAAAGATCGATTACCGTGGCCGATAGGCCTTCTTCCGCTAACTGATCCGCAGCTTGCAGGGCATCGGCTACCATGATTCCTGAAGCGATGATGCTGACGTCGGAACCTTCCCGCAACAGCTTGTAGCCGTCTTCAAAAGTCTCGCCCTCCGGATAGATTTCGATCGCGTTTTTACGGATCATTCGCACATAGTTCAAGCCGTCCGTATGGTACGTTTCTTCCAGGATAGCACGCAGGCATTTGTCATCGCTGGCTTCGTAGACATGCGCATCCGGGATGGCACGCAACAAGGACAACTCCTCGAAAGGCATATGCGTTCCGCCATTGGCTTCCGCGGTGACACCCGCATCCGAGCCGATGATGGTCACATTTGTTCCGGCATAAGCGACCGATATGAAAATCTGGTCGAATACCCGTCTGCTCGCGAACGGCCCGAAAGTATGGATATAGGGTTTGAAACCCGCTACCGAAAGTCCGGCGGCGCAGGATACTTCCTGAGCTTCCATGATCCCTACGTTGATGTAGCGACCGCCCAACTCTTCCTTGATTTTATCCGTGGACATCGAGCTAGATAAGTCTGCTTCCAGCACAACGATACTGTCGTCTTTTCTCGCTTTATCCAGCAAGAATTTACGGTATACTTCACGCAATTCTGTTTTCCCCATTTTCGCTTCAAAAGTCATCCCTATCTCACTCCTATCTCAATACCGATTTTTCCAGTAGTCGCCTCAATGGCCGCCTTCGCCGCATCATCCAAGCGAAGGTGGTGGTTGCTGTACATGTCTTCGATGAACGGAACCCCTTGCCCTTTTACCGTGTCCAGGACGATGGCGGTTGGTTTGTCGGTTAGGGATTTAGCTCTTTCAATCGCTCCGTTGATTTCCTCAACCGAAGAGCCGTCAGCTTTCAGCGTATGGAATCCGAAAGCAGCGAATTTCGCTTCGAAATCAAACGGATTGCAGATTTCAGTTGTATAGCCATCGAGTTGTTTCTTGTTGTCATCGATGAACAGAATGAAATGATCGAGCTGTCTATGAGCGGCAAACTGGATCGCTTCCCAGCATTGTCCTTCGTTCAACTCTCCGTCGCCCACGATGCAATACGTGTAGTTTTCTCGCCCGGCAAGTTTATTCCCATATGCAATCCCCGTGGCAGCGGAAATGCCTTGCCCCAGCGACCCGGTTGTCATATCCACGCCCGGTGTTTTGTTCTTATCTGGATGCGACGGCAAATTCGTACCGTTCTGGTTCAGTGTGTAGAGCCAATCCTCCGTAATAAAATCTTTTAGGAATAAGGTAGCATATAGAGCAGGCCCGGCATGCCCTTTGGAAAGGACGAAAAAGTCGCGGTTCAAGTCATCCTTTGTTTCCGGGCTGACCCGCAACTGATGCCCATACAGGACGGCGAGCGTCTCTACAATCGAAAGACTGCCGCCGTAATGTCCGTACCCCATATAGTTCAATTCTTTTAAGGTATAGTACCGAATCTGATCTGCAAAGTGTTTTATTGCTGTGCTATCCATCTAATCAATATCCTCCTTTATTCTGCAGTTACTGTTTTTTTGTTTTTGTCCAGTGCAGTCAAAGCCAGCATGATCGCAATGACGATTGCGATCCCGATCATAATCGCTGTCTTTCCGCCCATATTCGCCAAACTACCCAGGATGATACCTGATGAAGCAAAATCAGCATCAGAGAAAGTTGATCCAGCAAAGCCTAATTCGCCCAATACCGGCAGTAAGAAAAGTGGCAAGAAGCTGATCAACATCCCTTGCAGGAATGAACCAGCGATTGCCCCTCTTAATCCTCCTGAGGAATTCCCGATGACGCCGGCAGTCGCTCCAACGAAGAAGTGTGGGACTACGCCAGGAAGGATAATGACACCGCCAGTGAAAATCATGATGACCATGCTTACAAGCCCTCCGACAAAACTTGAGAAGAATCCGATCAATACTGCATTGGGTGCATATGGATAAACGATCGGGCAGTCCAAGGCTGGTTTTGCATTCGGCACTAACTTGTCAGAAATACCTTTGAAGGCCGGAACAATCTCATTCAGAATCAGACGAACACCCGCCAAGATTACGAACACACCAGCAGCGAATGAGCCGGATTGTTGCAAAGCAAAGATAAGATAGTTCGTTCCACCGCTTAAATTTTCTTGGATGTATGCAGAACCTGTAAACAAGGCAACTATAGTGTATAGGACAGTCATCGTAATAGCGATGCTGACGGTTGAATCACGAAGGAAGCCAAGGCTCTTAGGAAAATTGATATCTTCCGTAGATTTTTTCTTGTCTCCGATCAATTTACCGACATAACCGCTCAATGCGTAGCTGACCGCACTGAAGTGTCCCAATGCTACCGAGTCATTGCCTGTCAATTCAACCATGAAACGTTGAACCAACGCTGGCGATACGGACATGATGATCCCAAGCACTAATCCACCAAAAACAATCAGAGATGTGGAGGTGAACCCGGCAACAGACATGATCACCGCAACCATACACGCCATATATAGCGTGTGGTGCCCAGTCAAGAAGATGTATTTGAATTTAGTGAAGCGTGCAATCAGGATGTTGAAAATCATCCCAGACAACATGATGAGGGCTGTACTAGTGCCGTATTGATCCAATGCGACAGCTACAATTGCTTCATTATTCGGGATGACACCTTGCATGTTGAAGGCTATTTTGAACATTTCCCCAAAAGGCTCTAACGCACCGACGATCACGCCGGCTCCTGCAGTCACAACCAGGAATCCAACGAACGTCTTCACGCCGCCTTTCACAATGTCTGTGGTTGATTTCTTTTGAAGGACGGAACCCAAGATAGCGATCAATGCTACTAAAATGGCAGGCGTACTGGCAATATCAATCAGAATATCTAACAATCCATTCATAATCTCAACACCTCTTCTATTTTATTTTTATGCGATCAAACCTTTGTCCTTGCATGCTTGCGTCACTTTCTCGCGCAGTTCGTTCATGTCGATGATACTCTTCAAGAAGCGCACATCCCCAAGGTGTCCCGCAGAATTCTCCAAATCCTGCCCAACGAACCATACATCTGCTTCATCTGGACTTGCAGAACTTAAGTCATAGTGCTGTACCGTCACTTTATCGCTTACCCCAAGTTCCCTTAAAATCGACTGAATGTTCATTTCCACCATAAAACTCGAACCCAAACCTGAACCACACGCTGCTCCAAATCTAACCATTGACTTTCTCCCCTTCACTGAACATATTTATGATTTCTTTGCTGGTAGTCGCTTCTTTCAATTCCGCCAATTTATCTTCGGAACTTAGGATGCCGGTCAATTCCGACAGTGCCTTCAGGTGGGTTTTGTTGTCGATAGCCGCTATGCAGATGATTGTATCCACTGCATGAGCCTCATCTCCCAATAAATTCACCGGTTCCTTGAGTCTCAGCATCGACATACCGATGCGGTTGACGCCTTCTTCCGGTCTGGCATGTGGGATTGCAACACCTTTCCCCAAGTCGATAAAAGGACCAAATTCTTTCACTTTATTGATCATCGCTGTGACATAATCCTCCGAGATTGTATCGTTTTCCAATAACGGATTGCCGGCAAAACGGATCGCTTGCTCCCAATCAGCGCACTGATCGGCAAATTGAATCGTATCCGCTACCAATAAATCTTTTAACATAGGCGTATATCCCCTTCCGTAGGCATCTGTTGGATTCAGAGTCATACTCAACTCGTTCCGTAAGGCTCCTTCATTTTCAATTTTTGCATATTTCTTGATGATTGCTATGAGCGCATTCAGGTCCGGCCCTAAATAACTGTCTACCGGAAAAGCATCCAGGACTGCGCGGATCAAATGTCTTTTTGATTCCGCATTCATCATCGGGTTCACTATGAATACGGGTTTGGTGGATTCGACATATACGGTTGAAAAGACGAGATCATATTCCTTCGAATCGAGATCGTAAAAACTTTCCAAATTGTGTCCATCTATCCATTTGATATTACTGAACATCTGCCGCAGCTCCGACAGCAGAATCAAAGAAGAACTGATGCCGCTCGGACAAATGACCGCTGCCCGATACGTACTCTGCTTGTTGATTTGGCCTTCTATCTCGCCACCGAAGTGGATAGTGAAATAAGCGATCTCATCATCAGTCATCGTACCTTCTGCATATTCTTCTAACGGCTTCAGAGCACGCTTTACCAAAACGAACAATCTTTTGTGCTTAGCCTGGATCATTTCCGTCAAGACATTATCAAGTTCGATTCCGAAAAGAATGCGGTAGTAGGCAGGTACCAGATGAAGATACAGGTTCCTGAAGAGTTCCTCTTTTCTGTTGAAAGATACGACGGCAATCCGTTCCATTTCGGAAATGATAGCCATTGTGATTTTCTTAAGGGCTTCATCTTCGCTGCTTTCCCATTTGCCCTCGATCGTTCCCAGGAAAAGCATCACGATGAAGCCAATTTCCTCTTTCTCTCCTTGAATCTCGAGATTCTTGAACAAGTGGCGGTACACTTTCTCTGCCAACTCCCATAGCGGGCTTGTCGACAAAACTTCTTGCTGCTTCTCTGTAAAAGTCAGGTGCCCTTGGACACGCGCTACCCGGATCCTTGTGTAAAGGATAAGATAAAGCGAGTCACGGATCCGTTCCTCCACATAATGCATGTTGTGTTCGTTTGCATAGGCTTTGATGATCCGGATGACCGGCTCAAGGTCGATCGTTTCCTGCCAATCTTCCGCAATGTAGTTCAATGCCCAATTGCCCGAAGCGTGCCGCAACAACTGGCTGATGCTGTGGAAAGCCATCCTCCGTTTATCGGCCTCATTCCCCTCCAAGAAGTACCCTCTTGAACGCTGGTATTCCAAGGTAATTCCGTATTCGGACAACTTACAGCGCAGCCTTTTGATATCGGCCAACGTTGTGTTCTTGCTTACTTTCAATAAATCCTGATAGTGGAAATTGGAAATAAAATCTTTGCGGATGAATGTGTACAGGTAAAGCATATACATCCGCTCTTCTTCATCGAGATAAATCTGCGGTGAAGCAAAAACTTTTTGAAGCGCATCCTCCATGGCAATTAAGGTTTTGGGTACGGTGTATTTTTCCGGATCAACTAGCACCGTGGGAAAATCGTTTTTGGCCAACAACTCATTCAAGGTAGCTAAGTCTTGCGTGAGCACATTAGTCGACTCATTCATTTTCAATCCCAATTCCCAATAATGCATCTGCGGCATGGCGATAATTTTTTTGAGGAGAATCAATAATCGATTGTCGTACATGTATACCCTCCTTACGAAACCTAGTATAGCTTGAAACCCTTTTCATTTGAAGTTTATCTCGGTCCAACCGTTTTCCCGAAATCGAAAATCGACTGGACCCAATTCCAAAAACGCTTTCACGCCAAGGGAAATGAATGCTGAAAGGCATCTTGCATTTACTAGTGTTTGTCTATTTTTACTGGACAATCAAGAATAATAGTATTATTATAATCAATTTTGAAGCTGCTGCATCCTGATTTCGGGAGAATTTCATTATTTACCCCGTCATTCATCATTCTGCGGCATGAGCCGCACGGAAAAAGATGGATAACGGCCAGTTATTCATGTTTACGCTCAAAAAAGACGGACGGCCCGCGCACCCGACATCCATCGCCACGCGCACCAAAAAGTCCTCCCGGTAAAATGCCGGAAGGACGGATTTTTCATCATTATAGTTTGCCTTGCTCATTCAGCTTGCCCAGGAAATAAGGCATCTGGACGCGCCACCATTCCCAGTCGTGGTGGACATCCGGGCCCCAGAAGTCGATCCAGGCGGGGATGTTCTTGCAGCGCAGCGCTTCTTCGATTTTCTTCGTGTCTTTGATGCTGACTTCTTCCCAGTTGCCTTGGCCGGTCGCGACGATGATGTTGCCGGAACGGTATTTGTCCAGGAACCAGCCGTCGTTCAGATTCCACAGGTAGTCGATCGGCGAATTCTCATAGACATTGCGGTCATGGTAATCCCCGAAGAAATAGCGGACATCGTAAAGGCCGCTCAGCGCGATGACGCTGTCGAAGACATCCGGATGGCGCAGGTAAAAGTTCAGGCTGTGATATCCGCCCATGCTGCAGCCGGTCGCGATCATCGGTCCCTGATGATTCGTCTGGTGCTTGATGTGCGGCACCAGTTCTTCGATGATGTAGCGGTTATAGCGTTCGTGCATGTTGGCCCGGTCGTACGGACTTTTCCATTCGCACAGCCACGATTCGTTGTCGACGCTGTCCGGTGTGTAAAACTGCACCAAGCCTTGGTCGATGAACCACCGGCAGGCTTCGATCATGCCGAAGTCCGCGTATTCGTTGTGGCTGCCTCCGGATGATGGGAAGACGATGATCGGTTTACCCGCATGTCCATAGCGATTGAAACGCATCTCACGGTTCAGGTGACCGCTCCATTGTGATGAATATTCTACGTGCATCTTTTTTCCCCCATTCTATTCGGTTACGGAAATCATATGGATGATGTCCATCAGTTCTTGATATTCTGCCGCACGGATGACGTAGCCGAAATCCCCCATGATGGCCGCAAAAATCCCCGGCATTTCCTCAAACAGGACAACATTGCCTCCGTAACGGGCCATAACTTCCTCATGCGTGAAGCGGTACGGATGGACGCCCTTGCGGCTGACGTAGCAGCAGTAGTAAGGCGTGTTCATCTGCGCCGTGAAATTGCCGGTCGCAACCAGATTTCCGTAAGCGGCGTAGAGATCGACGTCATTCGACCAGTTCCACATATCCATCGTATGCCCGCCAGGCGGACGCAGGTTGGCTTCCAGGGCAACGAGGCTGCCGTCAGGTAACCGGAAAAACTC harbors:
- a CDS encoding transketolase → MDSTAIKHFADQIRYYTLKELNYMGYGHYGGSLSIVETLAVLYGHQLRVSPETKDDLNRDFFVLSKGHAGPALYATLFLKDFITEDWLYTLNQNGTNLPSHPDKNKTPGVDMTTGSLGQGISAATGIAYGNKLAGRENYTYCIVGDGELNEGQCWEAIQFAAHRQLDHFILFIDDNKKQLDGYTTEICNPFDFEAKFAAFGFHTLKADGSSVEEINGAIERAKSLTDKPTAIVLDTVKGQGVPFIEDMYSNHHLRLDDAAKAAIEATTGKIGIEIGVR
- a CDS encoding BglG family transcription antiterminator, producing MYDNRLLILLKKIIAMPQMHYWELGLKMNESTNVLTQDLATLNELLAKNDFPTVLVDPEKYTVPKTLIAMEDALQKVFASPQIYLDEEERMYMLYLYTFIRKDFISNFHYQDLLKVSKNTTLADIKRLRCKLSEYGITLEYQRSRGYFLEGNEADKRRMAFHSISQLLRHASGNWALNYIAEDWQETIDLEPVIRIIKAYANEHNMHYVEERIRDSLYLILYTRIRVARVQGHLTFTEKQQEVLSTSPLWELAEKVYRHLFKNLEIQGEKEEIGFIVMLFLGTIEGKWESSEDEALKKITMAIISEMERIAVVSFNRKEELFRNLYLHLVPAYYRILFGIELDNVLTEMIQAKHKRLFVLVKRALKPLEEYAEGTMTDDEIAYFTIHFGGEIEGQINKQSTYRAAVICPSGISSSLILLSELRQMFSNIKWIDGHNLESFYDLDSKEYDLVFSTVYVESTKPVFIVNPMMNAESKRHLIRAVLDAFPVDSYLGPDLNALIAIIKKYAKIENEGALRNELSMTLNPTDAYGRGYTPMLKDLLVADTIQFADQCADWEQAIRFAGNPLLENDTISEDYVTAMINKVKEFGPFIDLGKGVAIPHARPEEGVNRIGMSMLRLKEPVNLLGDEAHAVDTIICIAAIDNKTHLKALSELTGILSSEDKLAELKEATTSKEIINMFSEGEKVNG
- a CDS encoding alpha/beta hydrolase-fold protein translates to MHVEYSSQWSGHLNREMRFNRYGHAGKPIIVFPSSGGSHNEYADFGMIEACRWFIDQGLVQFYTPDSVDNESWLCEWKSPYDRANMHERYNRYIIEELVPHIKHQTNHQGPMIATGCSMGGYHSLNFYLRHPDVFDSVIALSGLYDVRYFFGDYHDRNVYENSPIDYLWNLNDGWFLDKYRSGNIIVATGQGNWEEVSIKDTKKIEEALRCKNIPAWIDFWGPDVHHDWEWWRVQMPYFLGKLNEQGKL
- a CDS encoding PTS sugar transporter subunit IIB; this translates as MVRFGAACGSGLGSSFMVEMNIQSILRELGVSDKVTVQHYDLSSASPDEADVWFVGQDLENSAGHLGDVRFLKSIIDMNELREKVTQACKDKGLIA
- a CDS encoding PTS ascorbate transporter subunit IIC, whose product is MNGLLDILIDIASTPAILVALIAILGSVLQKKSTTDIVKGGVKTFVGFLVVTAGAGVIVGALEPFGEMFKIAFNMQGVIPNNEAIVAVALDQYGTSTALIMLSGMIFNILIARFTKFKYIFLTGHHTLYMACMVAVIMSVAGFTSTSLIVFGGLVLGIIMSVSPALVQRFMVELTGNDSVALGHFSAVSYALSGYVGKLIGDKKKSTEDINFPKSLGFLRDSTVSIAITMTVLYTIVALFTGSAYIQENLSGGTNYLIFALQQSGSFAAGVFVILAGVRLILNEIVPAFKGISDKLVPNAKPALDCPIVYPYAPNAVLIGFFSSFVGGLVSMVIMIFTGGVIILPGVVPHFFVGATAGVIGNSSGGLRGAIAGSFLQGMLISFLPLFLLPVLGELGFAGSTFSDADFASSGIILGSLANMGGKTAIMIGIAIVIAIMLALTALDKNKKTVTAE
- a CDS encoding transketolase C-terminal domain-containing protein → MGKTELREVYRKFLLDKARKDDSIVVLEADLSSSMSTDKIKEELGGRYINVGIMEAQEVSCAAGLSVAGFKPYIHTFGPFASRRVFDQIFISVAYAGTNVTIIGSDAGVTAEANGGTHMPFEELSLLRAIPDAHVYEASDDKCLRAILEETYHTDGLNYVRMIRKNAIEIYPEGETFEDGYKLLREGSDVSIIASGIMVADALQAADQLAEEGLSATVIDLYRVKPVNEAALLKAAETGAIVTAENHNVIGGIGSAVAETLAELKPTLQYRVGVREAFGQVGKADYLKEQYGLTVANIVAQAKKLVDQKVKVGVNV